The window CCATTTTCTCCTATTTTCAGACTGACCGACGGACagacttgcccccccccaccccggtaCCCCCCCTCCTGACATCCACCCGGCTCCTCCCGGTTGTCTCCCTCTCTAGTCTCCAGTCTCCTGTGATTGACGCACCGCTGCGTTCCATCCCTCTCCAGCATCCTCAccggccgccgccgctgctgaaGCTGAGgcagcctccccccccacacccccacaccccGCCCCGCCCGCGCGGATTCTCCATGTATGGATGCGCCGAGGGAAGGATGCTGTGAGCTGACCGGAGAGAGAGCCGCtgctgaggagaggaagaggcgcCGCAGCGACCTGGCGCGGCTTTGAACGCTGCGATCGTTGGGTTCTGAGTTGAGGTGAGACGGAGATGTTTTCCCACAGCGCGTCGTCCGTGCTGATGAGTGTCGTGCCTCGGTGTggacgcgtgtgcgtgtgtttgtgtgtgttttggatttcCGGGCCTTTTGCACGGCCGAGGCGCTGAATGAGGACGCTGCGTCAGGGTGTTTCATTCCGCCGATTTCTCCTAAATCCACCTTTTAAACTAAACGACAGCCGGACCCTTAATTACACAAACGCTCCGGTCAGTTCCGCGGACGCGCCTCGGGGTGTCTCGATGTGTGACGCAGCGTTGGATGATTCGGCTGTTTGCGCCGCTCATGTTTACGCGTTGCCGTATTTGAGGCGCGGCAGGCGAAGCAAGATGGAGGAGGCACTATTTACATGGGTTATAAATGCCTCCAGAGCATGCGTCATGCCCGCATTACATATTCCAGCCATCTCATGGAGATGTGAGGGAGGAATTGTGTGTTTCGCGGCTTGGGGGCGGAGAGAATGTGCGCGGCCCTGCAGACACTATTGTTGTCATCACCTTTTCATCCGGTGAATGACGGAGCCGGAGATGAAACGCTTTGTTTGCGGTGAAAACACCTCACCGGGTCGTACCCGCACGCAGGgctgtgtgttgttttcctcaGGCGGCAGACACAGTGTCATCACAGGACCTCCGGCCCTGGAACTTGAGGCACAGGGATGCTGCCCGCAGAACCAGCAGCCATTTTACCGTATAGAAGAGCACTGATCATCGGATGATCATCCTGCCAAATCATTTCCCCGGCTCTTTTGGTCAGCTGTCAATCTTAAAGCGATGATTTTAGGGCTTAAAAATGGAGCGCGTGTCTCAGTCTGAGCCGTTTGGTTCATCTTACAAGGCCCACTGCTTGATATTTAGTTCTAATGACAACAGCAGGATGTGGATGATTCAAATCATCCTTTTGAATCTGTGTCTTTAGATATTTATCCTCATCAAAAGTGTAATGAAATCATGGGGGGATTAAAGGCATGTTTCCGTCTCACATGTGTATGCTCTGTGTGGACTAAAGCCCCCTGGTCGTCTACCTGTGCAGGTACCAGGTGTGTGTCGACAGCCCCCCTCCTCACTCGCACACCCTCCTTTCGACATGGCGGTGGCTTCAGTGAAGGTGGCCGTGAGGGTCCGGCCCTTTAACTCCAGAGAGATCGGGAAGGACAGCAAGTGCATCATTCAGATGTCGGGAAACACCACAAGTGAGTATGAACTCAAGTACACCTGAATTTAATCTCACGGGTGGACACTGGAACATCGAACTGTAATCAGAGCGATAACTACATCCGAGAGACTGATTGCTTATTGTTACGACTGCTGTCGTGTATAGAATGAATGAGAGGAGTttttacatttgtctgtttctctGTCACTATCAATATAATCTGCAGATTATTTAACATATTTTGATTCGTCATTTGGTTTTTGAAATCtggcaaaaaagacaaatgagatTATAATTTCCCAGAGACAAAATTCCCGTCTTCAGACGGCTTGTCATGCAGACTGCTCCAAACCCAGAGAAATTCACCGTTCTCCCCTTTAAGAAGAACAATGACTTGGTTATCAAAGTGAAATGATTAACTGCCTGTTTGTTTCAGCTGTAAAGGAGTTTGATAGTTCTATTAACTTAGTTTGATAGTTTTATTTGCATATTCAGAGGTTGTGAACATGTTAATGAGGAAGGAGTAGATGTTTGTAAATCCATGTCAGACACAAATAATCATCAGAGCAGTTgagcaaagttaaaaaaaaagtacactgTCCTTCAAAATAGAAAGTTAATTTAATGAAGCATAGTTActtttatttggtcattttataaTGCAAACCAAAACATATAGTACGACTTTAAAAGGTGGTACCAAAATATACCACAAAGggtcaaaaaagaaaatgttctttattatttatttatttatcaataaatataatataagacACACTAAATGCAATttgtgaaatactgcaattattatgtaaaataatttctaatgtaattataattataatttataataatttaatttattatttatttatttatttcagaccCAGAGGGATCCATAATACAGTACAAAGCAGACATtgtaatatatacaaaaaactaaaaataaataaaaagaatagatCAATATCACACTGAAAACAGCTTCCTGAAACATCAAACCCTCCATGTTAATGCCAGAGATCTTAAGAAAGAAACAGTTTCCCAATCacaacatttaatttatttaacatttaattcatttttaaataaatagggCGATGAAGAATTAGTTGGCATGGCTTTAGCGCGTAGCGCCGCTCTGCTGCTCTTTTGATGGTACATTCCTGCCACATGCATTGAACTAAGTTCAGTTGTTTGTGCGGCGCTCAGCTTCGCCCTGCAGCAGCAAGAGGCCGGGAGCATCATGGCAGCCaacaggaggaaacaaaagaGCCAGTCAGCCCTGAAAGCCTGCCAGTGTGCGTAGCATTTAGCGACAGTCGCTGCAGGGACCAAAAAGACCTCCTTGTTCCGGCTGGGCCCAGACGCCGGGTCAGCTGatgccagtgtgtgtttgtgaaagagGAACAAGGACCACGTCCAACTGCTGTGCCTGTTTATAGTGACCTCGTTTGAGCCCCAAATTCAAACTTGAATCATTCCAAACATTTCTCCTCAGCTCGTCTGGCTCTTCTGACTTTATTCTGTATTATGGTCAAACCCTGTCCTCTTAAGCATAACGCTTGTGGACGAGTGCACCTTTCAGCAGGACCTCTGTGCGTGCTGCGATATTGAAACTGTCCACAGGGGGCAGCGCCGTGTATCCACTTTGCAGCAGAAATAGCGAAAGAGAATCCGCTCCTGCTCTGTTCTCGTTTCACgttctgcgtgcgtgtgtatttCAAGGCCTTATCggtttgtctttctccattGACTTGATAGATTTCTGCAAACTCTCTTAGTCTCAAGCTTCTCATAGAAGACAATAGTTTGGACACTGAATGCAGATTTCCAATGAGAGTCTGACACAATATGCTAGTTCATGTTCCTAGCAAAGAGAAAATGTTACGGCGTTTTACTTTTGATTGCGAGAACATGGTGGAgttttcctcctgcagctttTCTGTAACTGACAGTGAAATAAAAGGAATGAAGCAGGTAACTAGTGTGACTACTTTACTCTCTTTCAGCAATCCTGAACCCCAAACAGCCGAAAGAGAACAAGAGTTTCAACTTTGACTATTCTTACTGGTCACACACCACGGTGAGTTTCACTTAGTTTTAAATACATATCCTACTAATCAAATAAGAAAATGGAGGATTTACCAGCGATCCAATCAGTAGCAATTTATATAGAATAAGATATCTAAATGTTAGTATTTACCCTGAAgaattgtgtttgtctttttgatgtcaaagatgaaaaatgaagtCTCGGTCATGTCTCGgccctttttcttcctccctctccctccctcctccctccctccctctgcagcccGAGGACCTGAGCTTTGCTTCTCAGAAGCAGGTGTACAGGGACATTGGCGAGGAGATGCTGCTTCACGCCTTTGAAGGCTACAACGTGTGCATATTTGCATACGGGCAGACAGGAGCGGGCAAAAGCTACACTATGATGGGACGACAGGAACAGGACCAGCAGGGAATTATTCCTCTGGTAAGAGTCCTGATCGACATCCAATTATCACAGTAGAAATGAGCAACAATTCATTCCTTATGACACaaattgctctctctctctcttttagctGTGTGAGGACCTTTTCACCAAAATCCATGGCACCAATACCGACAACAACATGTCCTACTCAGTGGAGGTCAGTACTTTTCCCCGTGAGCACATCTACTTAGCGGCAAAGGTCTGAGGCATGCATTTGACTGTTTCTGGTCAATTACAGGGGAAGAAACGGGGCAGCTGTTATATTATTTTTTCAGACAAATTTCATGTTAAATTTCAATTTAATAACTTGTGCAAACATTTTATAACACAATCGTCTCTGTCTGTCGCTCCAGGTGAGTTACATGGAGATCTACTGTGAGCGCGTGCGTGACCTGCTCAACCCCAAGAACAAAGGAAACCTGCGTGTCCGGGAGCACCCGCTGATGGGACCCTACGTGGAAGATCTGTCCAAACTAGCCGTCACCTCCTTCAACGACATCCAGGACCTCATGGAGTCTGGAAACAAGGCCAGGTGAGCAGAGCGACGGGGTGCCGATGCGGCATTTTCATGTAAATAACGAAGTGGCCGGAAGAAACGACGGATTGAGCCCGTAATGTGCACCTGACAGCcctttttgctttctttctttttccaggaCTGTAGCTGCAACCAACATGAACGAGACCAGCAGCCGCTCCCACGCCGTCTTCAACATCATCTTCACGCAGAAGAAACACGACATGGATTCGGAGAACACCTCAGAAAAGGTTCGGACAATAATTCTCCTTCTCGGACAAACAAGTCGATAAGCAGAATACTTCTATTTTTCTTGTCTCGCCACAGAAGCGGAGATGCTACAAGGCAGAACGTAGTTGCCTTTTATGACCCGAGAAATGCGTTGAATGGATGCGTTTATTGCCAGTTATTCCCAGTGTGCTTCCAGGCGTAATACGTTTGCTGAGGAGGATGTTTGATCTCTTGCATCATCACAGGTCAGCAAGATCAGCCTGGTGGACTTGGCTGGCAGCGAGAGAGCCGACTCAACCGGAGCCAAAGGAACCAGACTTAAGGTCAGAGGACGTTACGCTCGTTTTCAATTCTATGCCGACTGTGAGAAGAAATATAAGTAATGGAAAGGAAACCTCAATGACATCACTCACTGATTTGCAGGAAGGAGCGAACATCAACAAATCTCTGACTACTCTGGGAAAAGTTATTTCTGCTCTGGCTGAACAAGTATGTTTTTTCCCACTTCGtgttataatttattttcattttatgttGTCAAATTAACAAactctttcatttttctttaaactaTTAGGACTCAGTACCAAACAAGGTCagtactactaacacattttaaatgtatagcCTCCAATATTTAAAGGTTTTTAGCGATTTGATCTTTCTGTTCTGAAcagaacaagaaaaagaagaaagtggaGAATTTTATTCCCTACAGAGACTCGGTTCTGACTTGGCTTCTGAGGGAGAACTTGGGTATTTATTCATGATAATACACCTTATTTTCTACCGAAATGAAACACATTTCCTCCGTGAGTTTAcatgttttcatgctttctgtCTCGTAGGAGGAAACTCTCGTACGGCCATGGTGGCCGCCCTCAGCCCTGCAGACATCAACTACGACGAGACTCTCAGTACCCTCAGGTGAGTACAACGTCAAGCCCTGCTTCGACATTCACGTCGAGCTGCCGTCCTGCTAATGTGCAAATCATTGCATCAAAATAAGGTGTGCATGTATTCTGGGGCATTTGCTGCAAAACGAATAGTTATTTTATGACGATTGTAACTCCTGAGCCTGAGGACTTTATAGCTCAATGGTCTCGACGTGGACGACTCTGCAGGTACGCCGATCGCGCCAAACAGATCCGCTGCAATGCCGTGATCAACGAGGACCCCAACAACCGTCTGGTGCGCgagctgaaggaggaggtggcTCGCCTCAGAGACCTGCTGTTTTCACAAGGCCTGGGAGACATCATAGAGAGTGAGTGTCGCACAGACAATCGCCCACTCATACAGGCGCACACGCCGCCCACGCAAACACCTGAATTTAGACCAATTGTGCAGGTTTTTTCAGGCTGTACATGCGAGACGGAGGATGACAATTAAACTCGGAGTGTGGGCGTCTCATCCCCACtcactttcttctctcctctgtcctatCAGCGTATCACTGCAACGGCCCGGTCATCGCTGGTTTGAAATGTGTGTATAACTCGAGCGAGCCTGCGCTTTGCGACTAACAGGAACGAATCCCGAGCCTCCTCCACACACAAGAGACCTAACTGATAAAGGGGCTTCATGTTGAGCCAAATGCAACGTGAATTAAGTCAGATGTATTCAAAGCACGCCTGGGATTTGGAGCAAAAACACCAAAATAATTCAGTTGCTGTATTAAGTTTGTGTGTTCTCAGGAATTCTGCAAAATGGcctccctttttctttccatttgtcGCGGCGATACGAGATTCTTCTATGATTCCCCATAGTGCAACTTTAAATTGGCCGGGATTTTCTATTTCACCGAGAAGCTTTGCTGTGTGATCCTGTTAAATAAGAATCGGAATAGCCGGACTcttcaaaacataaaaataaaaagcagacaGAGACCAGACTAGTGATGGAAAAAAGGCGGCCTGACAGGACGCCATTTCAGATTGCTGACAAacttcccgtgtgtgtgtgtgtagctcatTGGAGTCCTGCATCTCCGAGCGCCGTGCTACCAGAGGCTCGGACGTGCAGAACATTCGATTGCATCGTAGTGATCTACATATTTATGCTTTATCGTGACATTTTTTCATCTTGCTGAGTGtgtcagagacaaaaaaaataagcttGTGGTCTCTAACTTTCAGTTGATTTGGCATTTTATGCTCTATCGGTTTAAGTTTCTCCGTCCTCTTGGTCTGCGGTGGCTGCGGGGAAATTACTTCTGCTTCTTTAATGCATTATTTGagctttctcttctttttttgtactccttcctgttttttccccttttcatttcctttttacctgcGTAACCCCCGATGTCCCCCCGTGATTACCCGGCGTATGCTCCGCCCTTCCGTCCGTCCGTCTTtctgtccttccttccttcctctttccttgCTCACTTCCATGCAACGCCTCTCTCTCTGACAGACCTGTGCGATTACAAGAACTTTGTGAATAATCGCCAGGCTGTCAATCAAAGGGGTGATCTCTCCGCAGTGTCCAATGCCATGACAGGAATGagtccctccccctctctgtcggCGCTGTCCAGTCGCGTCGGCTCCATCAACAACCTCCATGACCGCATCTTCAGCCCGGCCAGTGAAGAGGCCATCGAGAGGCTCAAGGTAAGAGGGATGATGCTGAAACCGTGCAGGAAATGCTCTGTTAGATGTTGGCTTAGGATGGAGTCGTTTTTTTTGGCCTGATTTTGAGATCAATGTCTTAATTTTTTCAACAGGAAACCGAGAAAATCATCGCAGAGCTTAATGAGACTTGGGAAGAGAAGCTGCGACGTACTGAGGCCATCCGCATGGAGAGGTTCATATTCGGTCCATTTAACTTTGATTAAACCGCCGTGTCGTCATTGAAGTTTGTATTTAAGTTTTTttactataaaaaaaacacaaagcttaAAATAATACAACCTGGTTTGAAAAagataagtaaaataaaattatACATGCActgatatttaaaagaaaaggaaaggacgcacttatttaattaaaaaaaaaaaaaaatcacaattgtCTCAACTATAAagaatgttaaataaaatgctcctcctccaccacggaAAGCCTTTTTCCATCGtttatgtaattaaaaaaagctcCTTTAGCTTCTGAAACACAGTGACTCCTACAATTACAGACTGAATGCAAAtgttccttttctttaaatctCGTTTATCATCCATTCGTCCTTCATCAGCATAACACAGACATTACATTCAAGTTTAACTATACCAGTGTTAATGAATAATTGAAGCTACGGTGGTCAAATTGTGCTTTAGACATTCCTGCTGTCATTTTTCTAACCTTTCTTTGGATGGAGCATTGGGCTGAAAATGATCTTAAAGGATTTATTGTGTACAAAAATAAGAAAGTGTGTTTAGCGGCATGTGTGGTTGCCTCCTGTAGGGAGGCCCTGCTGGCTGAAATGGGTGTTGCCatgagagaagatggaggaactTTGGGCGTTTTCTCCCCGAAAAAGGTACACGCGGCTCATCGCTGCTACGGAACACTTTGATGTATTTACTAAAACGTGTGCCACGTTATTTCTCTGTAGACGCCTCATCTGGTGAACCTCAACGAGGACCCGCTGATGTCAGAGTGTCTGCTGTATTACATTAAAGACGGCCTCACCAAGTAGGGCTTTTCCACATTCAATCCAGATACTGTTTCTGTGCATTTGTCTTAAGCGTTCACCTTATCTTCCCTCAGGGTTGGCCGTGAAGACGCCAAGTCTCGGCAGGACATTGTTCTCAGCGGCCATTTTATCAGAGACGAACACTGCACCTTCAGCAGCACCACGGGTCCTCTGGGAGAAGGTAAAGGCTGTACTACAACGTCAAATACAGACGTGTTGAAAATGAAGACGCCCGCGTCGTGTACGCGACGAAGTCTTGGTTGTCACAGTTACTCATCAATCGTTTCTTGAACAGAATGTGTCATCCTGGAGCCATGCGAGGGCTCCGAGACGTACGTCAACGGGAAGCGGGTTAGCTCTCCCACAGTTCTCCGATCCGGTGAGCGAGAAGCGCCACATTATTTGGCTACGATCAACTTTACCAGGAGGGCAGACGTGGCAAAACGCGTCACGGGAGgaaacccgggggggggggggggggggggaaagcgcTTTAACTGACGCGCGCACTCTTTAGGGAACCGCATCATCATGGGAAAGAGCCACGTGTTCCGCTTCAACGACCCGGAGCAAGCTCGCCTGGAGCGAGAGAGGACGCCGTGCGCCGAGACGCCGGTCGAGCCCGTTGACTGGGCCTTCGCTCAGAgagagctgctggagaagcagGGCATCGACATGAAGCAGGAGATGGAGCAGAGGTACGCAGATAACGCGCTGCTATTTGAATTGCATTCACACACATCACTCCTCCAGCATGGAGCTTTTAAAAAATCTCTTTCAGACTTCAAGAGCTTGAAGATCAGTACCgcaaagaaagggaagaagccAGCAACCTGCTAGAACAACAGAGGCTGGTGAGTGGATATGAATAGTAAAGAGCTGACACTTAGTTGACATACGTTTATCGTTTAAGGTTCCTGATAAAAGGAAACGTGTAGTCACTGCACGCAGAAGCAACCCGCTGTTTTTGAACTGGATCACGTGTTTTCTTTCAAGGACTATGAGAGTAAACTGGAGGCTCTTCAGAAACAAGTCGACTCTCGGTACCTGGAGTctcctgaggaagaggaggagcctgaAGAGGAAGGTGATACTGTCGCTTTTTAACTGGCCGCCTCTCAACCCGGCTTTTTGTTCGATCAGAGTTTTCACGCctcatctgtctctctccccccccagtGCCCTGGACGCCTCGTGAGACCGAGTTGGCTCTGTGGGCTTTCAGGAAGTGGCGTTTTTACCAGTTCACGTCGCTCAGGGATCTGCTTTGGGGCAACGCCATCTTCCTAAAAGAGGCCAATGCCATCAGTGTGGAGCTGAAGAAAAAGGTGGGACGTTCTTATCTGTAAAACATCATTATTCATCACTCTGAGATATGATGTGTCACAGGCCATTATTCCATTCTCTTCTCGTCTATCGTTCTCGTCTATCGTTCTCGTCCAAGTGCAAATATTGCATAACTTTAATGTGATGTATGAAGAGTCAGCTCTTCAGTCCAGACTGAAGTTGCATCCATGTGGAATTCGACCATTAGAAATTCCTCAAACGTCCTTAAAACCTTATATTGAATTCTTTGTTTATTCCTGGAAATAAGTTTGGTTTTACTGTCAGATCAGTGCCGCTTGTGTTCAATCACCTGATGAGGTTCAAGTGCTTGAGCCCAGTGAATCATCACTCGGTGCTCCATATCCTGGGCTCTGTCCAGTCATCCATCTAATAAAAGGTGCAATAGACGAAGCATTTTAATTCGGCCGAAATGAAACTGCAGCTTCGAGTTCGATCAATGAACAGAAGACAAATTCTTGCTTGCTAAGAAAGTCCTTCAGACGCTTTGCACCTCACTTTAATTTGTGCTGCTTGGAGACGGTAGGCAATTTCTCTATAGTTTAGAGACAAAACTGCCATTATCTTATTCAAAGTATCCCACTAAACACTGTTTCTGCCGCTAAGGAATCGGGAAGTGGAGCCATTCTAACCAGGGACATGAATCACGGTCGCTTTGCCAACGGAGAGTCGTGACGCGATGACACGACACAGTGTCTCACCTTTTATGTCCCGTCTCGTCCGCAGGTTCAGTTCCAGTTCGTCTTGTTGACGGACACTCTGTACTCTCCGTTGCCCCCCGACCTGCTGCCCCCGAGCGTAgccaaagagagggagagacgaccTTTCCCCCAAACCATCGTCGCTGTTGAAGTGCAGGATCAGAAGAACGGAGCCACACACTACTGGACTCTGGAGAAGCTCAGGTGAAGTCATGACAGGTTTAACAGAATATGAATAAGAGCTTTGATAGAACCACAAGAATACCAACAGCTCTCCATCGGCGGCTTTAATCTACTATGATCGATCCCGTTTTACACGTtgctttttgttctcttttggtGCTCCTCACTGCAGACAGAGGCTGGACCTGATGAGGGAAATGTACGACCGGGCCGCGGAGCTCCCCAGCAGCGGCGTGGAGGACTGTGACCACGCTCTGAGCGGGGGCGACCCCTTCTACGACCGCTTCCCATGGTTCCGTCTGGTTGGCAGGTACGTCCCCTCCCGCCCGCCGCATGCATTCAAAACGGCAATGAGTCGTCACTTTGGCACCTCCTTCCTCAGGGCTTTTGTGTACCTGAGTAACCTGCTGTACCCGGTGCCCCTGGTACATCGCGTGGCTATCGTCAGTGAGAAGGGAGAGGTGAAAGGCTTCCTCCGAGTGGCCGTGCAGGCCATCTCAGGTACAAGCGCAGGACGAATAGCACTCTGTGCATGCTATTGAACCGTATCTGCCCCTTTTTGTACCAAGAAATTGTGTTTTGTTCCCGTTCAGCTGATGAGGAGGCCCCTGATTACGGCTCTGGTGTGAGGCAGTCAGGCACCGCCAAGATCTCCTTTGAAGACAAACAGTTTGAGAAGGTACTTGTTGTCTGGGGATGGTATTGGTCTTCTGTGTTGGAACGTAAGTGGAATTCAGTCTGATCGTCTTCCGTCTTGTTCCAGTTCCAGACCGAGTCGTGTCCTGGCGGCCTCTCCCACTCCAACACCTCCCAGGAGGAGCTGCGCTTCGTGGAGGGCGAGGGACAGAACACAGAGATCGGAATCTCTGCCGATGAAGTCAACAACAACTGTCCAGGTGACGTTCACCCCTCTGACGTCCGCGGTCCACCGGCGCTGAAATACGTGGTTTATTCAAAGGGACATCGTAtctaacaaatgtgttttcatgtcgCCACCACAGAGACTCCCCGCAGCCCGGTGAAGAGTTCAGGTCCGGGTCTGGATCTTCCTCTGGACCTTTCCCCGGAGAAAGCTCTGTCGCACCTGAAGATCGGCAGCACGTTCACCTTCAGGGTCACCGTCTTACAGGCCTCCAGCATTTCAGCCGAGTACGCCGACATCTTCTGCCAATTCAAGTGAGTTTCAGGGACGTCTCCACCAAGTGCGGAGATAATATTGTCCTCCTGGGACGAGCTTCTCGCTTCATGCAAAGATGCTGCTGAATGAAATGAGAAGAAATGAACTGATGTTTGTGGTTCGAGGCTCATTAATAAGCAAAGGGAGGTACAGTCTCGCATAATGGCTTTTACCCGTTTTAGCTTCATCCATCGCCATGACGAGGCTTTTTCCACTGAGCCACTGAAGAACACGGGCAGGGGACCTCCGCTGGGCTTCTACCACGTGCAAAACGTAAACAGTGGACTTAACATTCACGCCCGTTATCACAAACCTTTCCGAAAGCCTGCGTCTGACTTgtattctctctcttctccatcAGATCACAGTGGAGGTGACAAAGTCCTTCGTTGAGTACATCAAGACGCAGCCCATCGTCTTCGAGGTGTTTGGTCATTATCAGAAACAGCCTTTCCCGCCGCTCTGCAAAGACCTGATCAGGTCAGGAAGGTTTCCGCCAGCAGATGACTGGTGGTGAGGCGAtatactctatatatatttagatggaAAGAAAGTTGCTTCATGTTTGGTTTCTTTGACTTGCCCTTTCAGTCCGCTGCGACCTTCCAGGAGGCAGTTCCCCAGGGTGATGCCCTTATCCAAACCAGGTTAGCGGTGACATTTGCTCTGCCTGAGGGTTTATTAAGTTTTTATTTAATACCGAAATGGTCTGTTTTTTTGACTTCCAGCCGATACCGATATGCAgcgatgttttcctttttcttttactctGCCCTCTTCCATCCCGCAGTGCCGGCAACAAAGCTCAGCACTCTGACTCGCTCCACCGCAGGACCTTGTCACGCCAAATACGACCTAATGGCCTTCTTTGAGATCTGTGAGCTGGAAGCTAACGGAGAGTGAGTTGCATCTTCACGGGTGCCACGTCAACGCCGCAACGGCAGAACACAAGTAGATCGGGTTGAATGCGAGAAAACCCCCTTGTTCTCAGATTAAAACGGTGATTACTTCCTTTTCTTTAGCTACATCCCTGCTGTTGTTGACCACAGAGGAGGGATGCCCTGCCACGGCACGTTCCTCTTGCATCAGGTCAGACACATCGAATCTGCAAATCCACAGCCGAGTGTTGATTGTCATCAGCTGTTATCTGCAGCTTTGGACAAATGCATTTCCAGATCGTCTTGTCGTCCAAACGCCTGGAAGAGAAATGGTTTCAGTGGCGGCGTTAAAGTAACAAACTGGTATATTTTCTCTATGGACTCACAGGGCATCCAGAGGAGGATCACAGTCACCATCGCTCACGAAACGGGGAATGACATTGAGTGGAAAGAGGTGAAGGAGCTGGTTATTGGTAAGTGACGATGACAGTTCAAAAACATCACTGGACTAGTTGGTTAGATTCTAGTCTCTCTAAGCTCTCGCTGGATTGATCCCATAATGGCTTGTTTGACTTCAGGCCGTATTCGAAACACACCCGAGGCCGATGAGACCATCATAGACCCCAACATCCTTTCCCTCAACCTCCTGTCTTCTGGATACTTCTGgccaaaacacaacgacaagtATATATTTTAGAGTGATCTTAAATTTACGGTTTAATGTTTGTCTCTTGTCCGGTTACctatattcattatttaataaagCTATATAATGGAGCCAGATCAGTTGCTTTGGTTGTTTAGTTCTAGTTAACGTCGCTtcaatgtgccttttttttaaatcaa is drawn from Gasterosteus aculeatus chromosome 3, fGasAcu3.hap1.1, whole genome shotgun sequence and contains these coding sequences:
- the kif1ab gene encoding kinesin-like protein KIF1A isoform X3, yielding MAVASVKVAVRVRPFNSREIGKDSKCIIQMSGNTTTILNPKQPKENKSFNFDYSYWSHTTPEDLSFASQKQVYRDIGEEMLLHAFEGYNVCIFAYGQTGAGKSYTMMGRQEQDQQGIIPLLCEDLFTKIHGTNTDNNMSYSVEVSYMEIYCERVRDLLNPKNKGNLRVREHPLMGPYVEDLSKLAVTSFNDIQDLMESGNKARTVAATNMNETSSRSHAVFNIIFTQKKHDMDSENTSEKVSKISLVDLAGSERADSTGAKGTRLKEGANINKSLTTLGKVISALAEQDSVPNKNKKKKKVENFIPYRDSVLTWLLRENLGGNSRTAMVAALSPADINYDETLSTLRYADRAKQIRCNAVINEDPNNRLVRELKEEVARLRDLLFSQGLGDIIETYHCNGPVIAGLKYLCDYKNFVNNRQAVNQRGDLSAVSNAMTGMSPSPSLSALSSRVGSINNLHDRIFSPASEEAIERLKETEKIIAELNETWEEKLRRTEAIRMEREALLAEMGVAMREDGGTLGVFSPKKTPHLVNLNEDPLMSECLLYYIKDGLTKVGREDAKSRQDIVLSGHFIRDEHCTFSSTTGPLGEECVILEPCEGSETYVNGKRVSSPTVLRSGNRIIMGKSHVFRFNDPEQARLERERTPCAETPVEPVDWAFAQRELLEKQGIDMKQEMEQRLQELEDQYRKEREEASNLLEQQRLDYESKLEALQKQVDSRYLESPEEEEEPEEEVPWTPRETELALWAFRKWRFYQFTSLRDLLWGNAIFLKEANAISVELKKKVQFQFVLLTDTLYSPLPPDLLPPSVAKERERRPFPQTIVAVEVQDQKNGATHYWTLEKLRQRLDLMREMYDRAAELPSSGVEDCDHALSGGDPFYDRFPWFRLVGRAFVYLSNLLYPVPLVHRVAIVSEKGEVKGFLRVAVQAISADEEAPDYGSGVRQSGTAKISFEDKQFEKFQTESCPGGLSHSNTSQEELRFVEGEGQNTEIGISADEVNNNCPETPRSPVKSSGPGLDLPLDLSPEKALSHLKIGSTFTFRVTVLQASSISAEYADIFCQFNFIHRHDEAFSTEPLKNTGRGPPLGFYHVQNITVEVTKSFVEYIKTQPIVFEVFGHYQKQPFPPLCKDLISPLRPSRRQFPRVMPLSKPVPATKLSTLTRSTAGPCHAKYDLMAFFEICELEANGDYIPAVVDHRGGMPCHGTFLLHQGIQRRITVTIAHETGNDIEWKEVKELVIGRIRNTPEADETIIDPNILSLNLLSSGYFWPKHNDNVSLGVDHRTFYRFEAAWDSSMHNSLLLNRVTPYGEKIYITLSAYLEMENCTQPTVITKDFCMVFYSRDAKLPASRSIRNLFSTGCLRPSESNRVTGVYEVTLCHVADNGSPGMQRRRRRVLDTSVAYVRGEENLAGWRPRSDSLILDHQWELEKLSLLQEVEKTRHYLLLREKLEATLLAGQDALYKGSDISDFAKSPVLGHSPGSSPAFDSPNQRQRELAAKCLRLLMHTFNREYSQVSSSASESKLSEMSASLMSDSSSGLSTLTPSSTCPSLVEGNYDIRHTEPSSGASTPDLDPYSPVDRKKALRGCTFVPDIQEIRVSPIVSKKGYLHFLEPHTSGWVKRFVVVRRPYVYLYRSERDSVERAVINLSSAKVEYSEDKQTLLRTPNTFAVCTEHRGILLQATNDKEMHDWLYAFNPLLAGTIRSKLSRRKSVQSVQSVPSAMRM